GCGAGGGACGCAGGTCGGCCCGCTCGCAGGTCGCCAGCATCATGCCGAAGTGCGACTGCTTGCGCTTGGCCTGCAGCGAGGCAAGGCCCTGTGCGACCGGCCCGCCGTAGCCGTAGCGCTGGACACGCAGGTCCTGTTCGCGGCCCTTGAGCTCGCGCAGCACCTTGCGCGCCGAGCCATGCGAGGCCGTCTTGGGGTTGCCGACCTCGCCGATCCAGAACTGCAGCTCGTCGCTGTCGAAATGGTCGTAGCCGCTGTAGACGATGCTGGCCGCGGCGCCGTCGGCCAGGGTCAGGAAGGCGGCGCAATGGCCCTCGGTCGGCCGCTGCGGATCGAGGCTGCCGGCGATGGCCCGCACCGCGACCACCTTCTGGTTGGAGATGGCCTTGACCGAATCGATGGCGTGCGGCAACTGGTTGAAGATGATGCCGCCGCCCTTGGACGTGTCGAGTTCCTCCGGCCGGCGCGGGCGGTACAGGAAGTCGGTGTAGTTCCAGCAGTTGACCATCGCCACCCGCCCGACCTCGCCGGAGAGCACGAGGTCGCGCATCGTCCGCACCACCGGGTCGTTGCCGCGCGAGGGACCCACCACCAGGTGGATGCCGGCCTTCTCGACCGCCTCGACGATGCGCTCGCCGTCCGCCGCGCTGAGCGTCAGGGGCTTCTCGACGATCACGTGGACGCCGTGGGCAGCCGCCTCGATCACGTGCTCCGCGTGGAACTGGTGCGGGCTGGCGATGTACACGGCATCGAGCCGGGCCTCGCGCAGCATCTCGCCGAGCGAGCCGAAGCCGGCGATGCGGTAGTCCGCGGTGAACCGGTCGCGCACGTCTGCGTTCGGGTCGCAGGCGGCGACCAGCTCGACGTTCGGATGGGCCTTGAGGTCCGGGGCCATCAGCACCGAGCCGGCGAATCCCAGGCCGCAAATGCCAAAGCGAATCTTCATCGTGATCTTCCAGGGGTTCGTTGAGGGGACGCGCTAGGCGCTCACGCGCTGCGCGAACTCGGTCGCCAAGCGGTTGAAGCGCCCGGCGTGTTCGGTCTGGGGCCAGTGCCCGCAGCGCGGCAGGAAGACGAACTCGGCGTTGCTGAAGTGCTGCATCGCCTCGATGCCGATCTCCGCCGGCAGGCTGTGGTCGTCCAGGCCCCAGACGACCAGCGACGGTGCGTCGACCGGCGTGGCCCGGATCGCCTGCGCGTCGAACTGCATGCCGGCGCGGCCGCGGGCCTGGTGGGCCTCGTACGTGCGCGCCAGCATGTCCAGGCGCAACTGCAGCAGCTCGTCGGTCAGGTTGGCGTGGTCGGCCAGGGTGTTGGCGGTCAGCGCACGCACGCTCTGGGCGGTCGGCTCCACGCCGCCCAGGCGCGCCAGGTGCTGCTGCATGCGCGCCCGGGTCGGCGCCGGGATCTCGAAGTGCGGGAACTGCGCCGCGAGCACCAGCCCGTCGATGCGCAGGCCGGCCTCGCGCTGGCGGCCGTGCAGCAGCACCGCCAGCAGCCCGCCCAGCGAGTTGCCCACCAGCACTGCGCGCCCGACCTGCAGGGCCTGGAGCACCGCCACGGCATGCCGGTAGCGGAACTCCACGCCGTGGTCCTGCGGCGCGCTGCTGTAGCCGAAGCCCGGCTGGTCGAAGGCGAGCACGTCGAACCCGGCCTCGGCCAGGGCGTCGAAGTTGCGGAACCAGTTCAGCTCCGAGCAGGCCCCGGGCGAGGAGCCGTGCAGCAGCACCAGCAC
The sequence above is a segment of the Ramlibacter tataouinensis genome. Coding sequences within it:
- a CDS encoding Gfo/Idh/MocA family protein, giving the protein MKIRFGICGLGFAGSVLMAPDLKAHPNVELVAACDPNADVRDRFTADYRIAGFGSLGEMLREARLDAVYIASPHQFHAEHVIEAAAHGVHVIVEKPLTLSAADGERIVEAVEKAGIHLVVGPSRGNDPVVRTMRDLVLSGEVGRVAMVNCWNYTDFLYRPRRPEELDTSKGGGIIFNQLPHAIDSVKAISNQKVVAVRAIAGSLDPQRPTEGHCAAFLTLADGAAASIVYSGYDHFDSDELQFWIGEVGNPKTASHGSARKVLRELKGREQDLRVQRYGYGGPVAQGLASLQAKRKQSHFGMMLATCERADLRPSPDGVLVYGDEGVREVPAVRTRGDNRLSDTTIDELYDAVTGRAPVLRDARWGLDTVRVCQALLDSSRTGEQITL
- a CDS encoding alpha/beta fold hydrolase is translated as MTAIRAQRRYVDALGVRTAYYRAGSGPVLVLLHGSSPGACSELNWFRNFDALAEAGFDVLAFDQPGFGYSSAPQDHGVEFRYRHAVAVLQALQVGRAVLVGNSLGGLLAVLLHGRQREAGLRIDGLVLAAQFPHFEIPAPTRARMQQHLARLGGVEPTAQSVRALTANTLADHANLTDELLQLRLDMLARTYEAHQARGRAGMQFDAQAIRATPVDAPSLVVWGLDDHSLPAEIGIEAMQHFSNAEFVFLPRCGHWPQTEHAGRFNRLATEFAQRVSA